A single Drosophila ananassae strain 14024-0371.13 chromosome 3L, ASM1763931v2, whole genome shotgun sequence DNA region contains:
- the LOC123257229 gene encoding uncharacterized protein LOC123257229: MLCRSLTSQQGSQRRKKSRLSTGGSEDQKKSNSLLSAFQMYSPFSSKENVESGEDVPDLHAVIDTQPGHSIDVPLFADFNPINPILEEEVDALDGKSGESKKSSHKDGQKVKGDGGGGGGGNRLKRNIKHTGSLIVRKLTAARQGSSGKKEKETAQAAAGGGGGQQEAAVATDKEKSSSKPEGKVAMLRTTTL; encoded by the coding sequence ATGCTCTGCCGCTCCCTGACCAGCCAGCAGGGGTCACAGAGGCGCAAGAAGAGCCGCCTGTCCACGGGAGGCAGTGAGGATCAGAAAAAATCCAACTCGTTGCTATCAGCGTTCCAAATGTATTCGCCATTCAGTTCGAAGGAGAATGTGGAATCTGGCGAGGATGTGCCGGATCTACATGCTGTGATTgacacccagccaggtcactcgaTTGACGTGCCACTTTTTGCGGATTTTAATCCAATAAACCCGATTCTTGAGGAAGAAGTCGATGCCCTTGATGGCAAATCAGGTGAATCCAAGAAATCTTCACACAAAGATGGACAGAAAGTAAAAGGCGATggcggcggcggaggcggaggcaaCCGGTTGAAGCGAAACATCAAGCACACCGGAAGCCTAATTGTGCGGAAGCTGACTGCTGCTAGGCAGGGGTCGTCGGGGAAAAAGGAGAAGGAGACAGCACAGGCGGCAGCAGGAGGCGGCGGAGGGCAGCAGGAAGCGGCGGTGGCCACCGACAAGGAGAAATCAAGCAGCAAGCCGGAGGGAAAAGTTGCCATGCTACGGACCACAACTCTCTAA